The following proteins come from a genomic window of Mauremys mutica isolate MM-2020 ecotype Southern chromosome 7, ASM2049712v1, whole genome shotgun sequence:
- the SPRN gene encoding shadow of prion protein has translation MKRRTATCWTLLLLAAFFCDSVTCKGGRGGARGAARGRGMARSRAKAAPRYGSSGAGLRVAAAAAAGAAAGVAAGAAHRRMRISGELGPDDSSEFQEGNRTGSSVYSYRSWTSAAQAQDTAHLAISFCLVTGFFQLLPL, from the coding sequence ATGAAGAGACGCACCGCCACCTGCTGGACGCTCCTCTTGCTGGCCGCCTTCTTCTGCGACAGCGTCACCTGCAAGGGTGGCCGGGGAGGGGcgaggggggcggcccgtggccGGGGCATGGCCCGCAGCCGGGCCAAGGCTGCCCCTCGCTACGGTTCCtcgggagcggggctgcgggtggcggcagcggcggcggcgggtgcGGCGGCAGGCGTGGCAGCGGGAGCAGCCCACAGGAGGATGAGGATCTCTGGGGAGCTTGGTCCAGACGACAGCTCTGAGTTCCAGGAAGGCAACAGGACGGGCAGCAGCGTGTACAGCTACCGCTCGTGGACCTCGGCTGCCCAGGCCCAGGACACGGCGCACCTTGCTATCTCCTTCTGCCTGGTGACTggcttcttccagctccttcccctgTAG